A window from Neobacillus sp. PS3-40 encodes these proteins:
- a CDS encoding ABC transporter permease: MKDVSWLIKNTLKVTFKNKKNILLYLCTPLIGVFISLLTYGNVTQSILHVGIVNQDNGYIAADTVKFIAKLENVKASKMQESEVANKLTNGKLDCAIIVESGFSNSVENGNPGKIRIVSIKGAEITGFVKSYLYQYIDNVMAISKVAKGDQVTFEKMYNNYQQATFKLTANTVKDTSKSKNMTYQSVGFLIMIMLFSAGNFSEIILKEKENRTYFRLLSTPINARKYVLSNVVVNMIVLILQIIWMNLFIKIVFHIDTGISFWQMTAILTLFALVAVGLTLMLVSFANSSTSAGAIQNLVVTPSCLLAGCFWPVEIMPKSIQKVADFLPQRWVLDTISKLQQGQHLEGIYLNILILFAFAFAFFLIAIYKFGRNNSVKIFI, from the coding sequence ATGAAGGATGTTAGTTGGTTAATCAAAAATACATTAAAAGTGACCTTTAAAAATAAAAAAAATATACTGTTGTACCTTTGTACGCCCCTAATAGGTGTATTTATCTCTCTGTTGACTTATGGAAATGTAACGCAGTCCATATTACATGTAGGGATCGTAAACCAAGATAATGGTTATATTGCAGCAGATACGGTAAAGTTTATAGCTAAGTTAGAAAATGTAAAAGCTAGTAAAATGCAGGAGTCGGAAGTAGCCAACAAACTAACGAATGGAAAACTTGATTGTGCAATTATAGTAGAATCGGGATTTTCAAATAGCGTTGAAAATGGAAATCCAGGTAAAATCCGGATTGTCTCGATTAAAGGAGCGGAAATCACCGGATTTGTAAAATCATATTTATATCAATATATTGATAATGTTATGGCGATTAGCAAGGTTGCAAAAGGTGATCAAGTAACCTTTGAGAAAATGTATAATAACTACCAACAGGCTACATTCAAGCTGACAGCGAATACAGTAAAAGATACTTCCAAAAGCAAGAATATGACGTATCAGTCAGTTGGTTTTTTAATTATGATAATGCTTTTTTCAGCAGGTAATTTTTCCGAAATTATTCTTAAAGAAAAGGAAAATAGAACGTATTTCCGGTTATTATCAACCCCTATAAATGCCAGGAAATATGTACTTTCTAACGTGGTTGTTAACATGATCGTGTTGATCCTACAAATCATTTGGATGAACCTTTTTATTAAAATTGTTTTTCACATTGACACAGGTATTTCTTTTTGGCAAATGACTGCCATTCTTACGCTGTTTGCCCTTGTAGCTGTTGGGTTAACACTTATGCTGGTATCTTTTGCAAATAGTTCAACATCAGCTGGTGCCATACAAAATTTAGTGGTCACTCCTTCTTGTTTACTTGCTGGCTGTTTTTGGCCAGTCGAGATTATGCCCAAGTCTATTCAGAAAGTGGCTGATTTCCTTCCACAGCGTTGGGTCCTGGACACAATAAGTAAATTGCAGCAAGGGCAACATTTAGAGGGCATTTATTTGAATATATTGATTCTCTTTGCCTTTGCCTTTGCCTTTTTCTTGATCGCAATCTATAAATTTGGGCGAAATAATAGTGTGAAAATTTTTATTTAA
- a CDS encoding DUF4097 family beta strand repeat-containing protein — translation MKKILVLFLLICLLYIGFQNLDKISWLGNQNSPIHVSKHTNLIKFDISGIGTTIIPENRNDLEAELKGKGKVIVKENGDSISVQYKHKWFDWFSFFDNSKLTIYIPEDYHQDMNIKVGSGNVNYDGMSSELDNLKVDMVSGNIHLNNLKVNQFEHTSSSGNTVANSLSTRTGSIHLSSGNIILNHYRGKLKANLSSGNFKVQMDKLTNDVDIHVSSGNMLLDLPGDADFTINGDSSSGIISNNFPLKNQSETRKHLEGIHGSGKHKIDLGVSSGRIRIY, via the coding sequence TTGAAAAAAATTCTTGTGTTATTTTTATTAATTTGCCTATTGTATATTGGGTTTCAGAACTTAGATAAAATTTCCTGGTTGGGCAATCAAAATAGTCCGATACATGTTAGCAAGCATACCAATTTGATTAAGTTCGATATATCTGGCATCGGGACGACTATTATCCCAGAGAATCGAAATGATCTGGAAGCCGAACTTAAAGGTAAAGGGAAGGTTATTGTAAAAGAAAATGGTGACAGTATATCTGTGCAATACAAACACAAATGGTTTGATTGGTTCTCCTTTTTCGATAATTCTAAGTTAACAATTTATATTCCTGAAGATTACCATCAAGATATGAACATAAAAGTTGGTTCAGGAAATGTAAATTATGATGGAATGTCTTCAGAATTAGATAATCTTAAAGTGGATATGGTTTCAGGAAATATTCATTTAAATAATTTGAAGGTTAACCAGTTTGAACATACCAGCTCTTCTGGAAATACGGTTGCCAATTCACTTTCAACAAGAACAGGATCTATTCATCTAAGTTCCGGGAATATTATCTTGAATCACTATCGCGGAAAGCTAAAAGCCAATTTATCTTCCGGAAATTTCAAGGTTCAAATGGACAAATTAACAAATGATGTTGATATCCATGTTAGTTCAGGGAATATGTTACTTGACTTACCAGGAGATGCTGATTTTACTATCAACGGGGATAGTAGCAGTGGGATAATTTCAAATAATTTTCCTCTGAAAAATCAAAGTGAAACCAGAAAACACTTGGAAGGTATCCATGGTTCAGGAAAACACAAAATTGATCTAGGTGTTTCAAGCGGGAGAATTAGGATTTATTAA
- a CDS encoding amino acid ABC transporter permease yields MGSIQWEYLFNAKLAIESFPYVMQGIGYTLLISLVSMFFGLILGFFIALGRMSKNQFIKIPARGYISFMRGVPILVLLFLLYFGFPIIGIQFSALTAAILGFSLSSAGYMAEINRSAIASIDKGQWEAATSIGLSYFQTLRRIILPQAVKVAMPPLSNVLLDLIKGSSLAAMITVPELFQNAKIVGGREFDYMTMYILVALIYWGICSVISFFQDYLESRYEMKSS; encoded by the coding sequence ATGGGATCCATTCAATGGGAGTATTTATTTAATGCAAAGTTGGCCATTGAATCCTTTCCGTATGTTATGCAGGGCATAGGCTATACATTATTAATCTCATTAGTTAGTATGTTTTTTGGATTAATACTAGGCTTTTTTATAGCATTAGGAAGGATGTCAAAAAATCAATTTATTAAGATACCTGCAAGGGGCTACATTTCTTTCATGCGCGGAGTACCAATACTTGTTCTATTGTTTCTCCTTTACTTCGGCTTCCCGATCATTGGAATTCAATTTTCAGCGCTTACAGCAGCTATTCTTGGATTCAGCCTCAGTAGTGCAGGATACATGGCTGAAATAAACCGTTCAGCCATCGCTTCTATTGATAAAGGGCAATGGGAAGCAGCTACATCAATCGGGTTATCCTACTTTCAAACACTGAGGAGAATCATTCTACCCCAAGCAGTTAAAGTGGCGATGCCACCATTATCAAATGTTTTGCTTGATTTGATTAAGGGATCATCCTTAGCAGCGATGATTACGGTACCAGAGTTATTTCAAAATGCAAAAATTGTTGGTGGTAGAGAATTTGATTATATGACTATGTATATTTTAGTTGCGCTTATTTATTGGGGAATTTGTTCAGTCATTTCCTTTTTCCAAGATTATCTTGAATCACGATATGAAATGAAAAGCAGCTAA
- a CDS encoding response regulator transcription factor yields MKIKVIIADDNSFIREGMKIILNTYDEFDVLDTVNDGKEAFNYCKNHDVDVALLDVRMPNMNGVEATKLIAEQTKTKPLILTTFDDDEFIIDAIKNGAKGYLLKNNDPEQIRDAIKSVYNGNTVMQDIVLEKIKSNLQDNKVIELKIDKTLFTERELDIMALIAKGQSNKEISKTLFISEGTIANYISSILGKTGLEHRTQIAIYYLTGKISR; encoded by the coding sequence ATGAAAATAAAAGTGATTATCGCGGATGATAATTCCTTTATTCGTGAAGGGATGAAAATAATCTTAAATACATATGATGAATTTGATGTTTTAGACACAGTGAATGATGGGAAAGAGGCGTTTAATTATTGCAAAAATCATGATGTGGACGTTGCACTTTTAGATGTTCGAATGCCAAATATGAATGGTGTCGAGGCAACTAAACTCATTGCAGAACAAACAAAGACCAAGCCTTTAATCTTAACAACTTTTGATGACGATGAATTTATTATTGATGCGATTAAGAATGGGGCAAAGGGATATTTGTTAAAAAATAATGATCCCGAACAAATTAGGGATGCGATTAAAAGCGTTTACAATGGAAATACGGTTATGCAGGACATAGTCCTTGAAAAAATTAAATCAAATTTACAAGATAATAAAGTAATAGAACTGAAAATAGATAAAACTCTTTTCACGGAAAGAGAGCTTGATATTATGGCTCTCATTGCGAAAGGACAATCAAACAAAGAAATTTCAAAAACACTTTTTATTTCGGAAGGAACAATTGCTAATTATATTTCATCTATTCTAGGGAAAACGGGACTTGAACATCGAACGCAAATCGCGATTTACTATTTAACGGGAAAGATATCAAGATAG
- a CDS encoding histidine kinase, which yields MEFWIIISKLILLIYLALRFIQTDKLTISWIVFSFLLYLCINIAIYIVKKSAAKKIVLVLSILFTLVCSDYVHPLFVLFLPMNLCELVSYYIQRKWLVLVLLISPILFINENIVLLYGLVAVFNFMIFIISDQYTSRILVLETNMDKMRKDMQKLTKSLNENNEFIRQSEYTYKLEERNRLSQVIHDKIGHSMTGALIQMEASKRLIETDKEKSIELLQNAINISKVGIENIRITLKNMKPPSEQMGINRLKLLIDDFSAKHMVNTPFVFKGNMDFITPIQWKIIHENVTEALTNVLKYSNATSVSIEIQVLNAVVKVVVKDNGKGTLKIKKGLGIIGMEERTASINGTIIIDGTSGFSVTMLLPFNK from the coding sequence ATGGAATTTTGGATAATCATCAGCAAACTCATATTGTTGATTTACCTTGCGCTTCGGTTTATTCAAACTGATAAATTAACTATATCTTGGATTGTATTTTCGTTTCTACTATATCTTTGTATCAATATCGCTATCTATATCGTAAAAAAATCCGCAGCAAAAAAAATAGTGCTTGTGCTATCAATTCTTTTCACATTGGTATGTTCCGACTATGTTCATCCGTTATTTGTTCTATTTTTACCGATGAATTTATGTGAGTTAGTTTCTTATTATATTCAAAGAAAGTGGCTGGTGTTAGTACTTCTTATAAGTCCTATTCTATTTATAAACGAGAACATAGTTTTATTATATGGCCTAGTGGCAGTATTTAATTTCATGATTTTTATCATTTCAGATCAATATACAAGTCGGATTTTGGTGCTTGAGACCAATATGGATAAGATGAGAAAAGATATGCAAAAGCTAACGAAAAGCTTAAATGAAAATAATGAATTTATTCGACAGTCGGAATACACCTATAAATTAGAAGAGCGGAACCGGCTGTCACAGGTTATTCATGATAAAATTGGCCATTCGATGACAGGTGCACTGATTCAAATGGAAGCATCAAAGCGCCTTATTGAAACAGATAAAGAAAAGTCAATCGAGTTATTGCAAAATGCAATTAATATCTCCAAAGTGGGAATAGAAAATATCAGAATTACCTTGAAAAATATGAAACCACCCTCAGAACAAATGGGTATCAACCGCTTGAAGCTACTAATTGATGACTTTTCCGCTAAACATATGGTCAATACCCCATTTGTCTTTAAAGGGAATATGGATTTCATTACACCTATTCAGTGGAAGATCATCCATGAAAATGTAACGGAAGCATTGACAAATGTGCTGAAATATTCAAATGCAACCAGTGTTTCAATCGAAATACAGGTACTTAATGCGGTTGTTAAGGTTGTTGTGAAAGATAACGGAAAAGGTACCTTGAAAATTAAGAAAGGTCTTGGAATTATTGGAATGGAAGAGCGGACAGCGTCCATTAACGGAACGATTATTATTGATGGTACAAGTGGATTTTCGGTAACCATGTTGCTACCGTTCAATAAATAA
- a CDS encoding ABC transporter ATP-binding protein, translating into MKVLELKNLTKKFADFIAVDNISLSITEGEIFGFLGANGAGKSTTINMIAGLLRSNDGEINILGKNTIKNSRFAKMNIGVVPQDLAIYEDLTAYENVKFFAGLYGLRGSILHERVIEALEFVGLSDKHKSHPKNFSGGMKRRLNIACAIAHRPKLIIMDEPTVGIDPQSRNYILTSVRKLNEMGCTIIYTSHYMEEVEEICSRIAIIDHGKIIAEGTKGQLKAIITDTKDIWIEIKSTENIDVNKIKDINGVKAVQFEENLMKINSETGVNNLNKIIQYLINSDIEISSMEEKEPNLETVFLTLTGRNLRD; encoded by the coding sequence ATGAAAGTGCTAGAATTGAAAAACCTAACGAAGAAATTTGCCGATTTTATTGCAGTAGACAATATATCGTTATCGATCACAGAAGGAGAAATATTTGGTTTTTTAGGTGCAAATGGTGCAGGGAAAAGTACGACTATTAATATGATTGCTGGACTTCTAAGAAGCAATGATGGTGAAATTAACATACTAGGCAAAAACACTATAAAAAATAGTAGGTTTGCCAAAATGAATATTGGCGTTGTTCCTCAGGATTTGGCGATCTATGAAGATTTGACAGCCTATGAAAATGTGAAATTTTTTGCTGGTTTATATGGGTTGCGGGGCTCGATTCTCCATGAACGGGTTATAGAAGCGCTAGAATTCGTAGGGTTAAGTGATAAACATAAAAGTCATCCGAAGAATTTTTCAGGTGGGATGAAACGAAGATTAAATATAGCCTGTGCTATTGCACATCGTCCTAAGCTGATTATTATGGATGAACCAACTGTAGGAATTGATCCACAATCAAGAAATTATATTTTGACATCTGTTCGTAAATTAAATGAGATGGGATGTACGATAATCTATACAAGCCACTATATGGAGGAAGTAGAAGAGATTTGCTCAAGAATTGCGATCATCGATCATGGGAAAATTATCGCTGAAGGAACAAAAGGACAACTAAAAGCAATTATCACAGATACAAAGGATATATGGATTGAAATAAAATCAACAGAAAATATTGATGTAAATAAGATTAAGGATATTAATGGGGTAAAAGCTGTTCAATTCGAGGAAAATCTTATGAAAATTAATTCGGAGACAGGGGTTAATAATTTAAATAAAATTATCCAGTATCTTATTAATAGTGATATCGAGATTAGCTCAATGGAAGAAAAAGAACCCAATTTAGAAACAGTTTTCTTAACATTAACAGGTAGGAACCTAAGAGATTAG
- a CDS encoding ATP-binding protein, with translation MDKLLNKMGKTFNIDHLVMIFNFLEDMVFLVEVGEDGVFRYLEVNPAYLKGTGIPLKDLKNKHIDEVFESREAALVMNNYKKAIMKKKALSYEENVKIYRQYKTFETTIIPIFLEEQGVCRYILGVSRDISERKRYEDLVTEAKSELTAIVQPQQGVIIEVEKRGVDFFYTNCEGPLLGQFGLTPQEVINRRPQDLFPPEMTETIIEQYQLCWSTKEKIFYEWAGKAIKDEFCWLAILTPILENGEITSFIIYAIDILERKKAEESLMKAEKLSLIGELAAGVGHEIRNPLTSIRGFMKYMRQNKEEIRDEYFDIIDSELESLNQIAGELMILAKPQVMQFEKHDLIKLLNEVVFLLEAEAFSYGVRMIKKYQSSKVWIYGERHQLKQVFINLMKNALDAMREQSYGKLIIECEQTDSLNLVKISDNGIGIPEEILGKIGEPFYTTKEKGTGLGLMVSYRIIKNHKGSIVCKSEVGKGTSFSMSFPKIQKM, from the coding sequence ATGGATAAATTACTGAATAAGATGGGTAAAACTTTCAACATAGATCATTTAGTTATGATTTTTAATTTTTTAGAAGATATGGTCTTTTTGGTGGAGGTTGGGGAAGATGGAGTATTTCGTTATTTAGAAGTAAATCCAGCTTATCTTAAAGGCACTGGTATTCCGTTGAAGGACTTGAAAAACAAACATATTGATGAGGTATTTGAAAGTCGTGAAGCAGCTTTAGTTATGAACAATTATAAAAAGGCAATCATGAAAAAAAAGGCATTATCATATGAAGAAAATGTGAAAATTTACCGACAATACAAAACATTTGAAACTACTATTATTCCTATCTTTTTGGAGGAACAGGGCGTTTGCCGATACATTCTTGGGGTATCAAGAGATATTAGTGAGAGAAAAAGATATGAGGATTTAGTAACGGAGGCGAAAAGCGAGCTTACAGCAATTGTCCAACCCCAACAAGGAGTTATTATTGAAGTCGAAAAACGGGGCGTAGATTTTTTTTATACGAATTGTGAGGGCCCGTTGCTTGGGCAGTTTGGATTGACACCTCAAGAGGTAATTAATAGACGGCCTCAAGATCTATTTCCTCCTGAAATGACCGAAACAATTATTGAACAATACCAGCTTTGTTGGAGTACAAAGGAAAAAATATTCTATGAATGGGCTGGTAAAGCCATTAAGGATGAATTTTGTTGGTTAGCCATCCTTACTCCTATTCTAGAAAATGGAGAAATAACATCCTTCATTATTTATGCGATTGATATTCTTGAAAGAAAAAAAGCCGAGGAATCTTTGATGAAGGCAGAAAAGTTATCGCTAATTGGCGAATTAGCAGCTGGAGTTGGTCATGAGATCCGAAATCCGCTTACCTCAATTAGAGGCTTTATGAAATATATGAGGCAAAACAAAGAAGAAATAAGGGATGAATATTTCGATATCATTGATTCAGAACTAGAAAGCCTTAATCAAATTGCTGGAGAACTAATGATTCTAGCAAAACCCCAGGTGATGCAATTTGAAAAACATGACCTCATTAAGCTTTTGAATGAGGTGGTGTTTTTACTTGAAGCTGAAGCCTTTAGTTATGGAGTAAGAATGATCAAAAAATACCAAAGCAGTAAAGTATGGATCTATGGAGAAAGACATCAATTAAAGCAAGTATTTATTAATCTCATGAAGAATGCGCTTGATGCGATGCGTGAGCAATCATACGGAAAATTGATAATAGAGTGTGAACAAACCGATTCTCTGAATTTGGTCAAAATCTCTGATAACGGCATTGGGATTCCAGAAGAAATCCTTGGGAAAATTGGAGAGCCGTTTTATACAACAAAGGAAAAAGGAACGGGCTTAGGTTTGATGGTATCCTATCGTATTATCAAGAATCATAAAGGATCTATTGTTTGTAAAAGTGAAGTGGGTAAGGGAACGTCATTTAGTATGTCTTTCCCTAAAATTCAGAAGATGTAG
- a CDS encoding aminotransferase class V-fold PLP-dependent enzyme has product MITARIGSKIYKYPESLEAYFQTFRSNIIGNNQYFDSPYGKKRILYADWTASGRLYRPIEQKITEVFGPFMANTHTESNTTSLKMTSMYKEAKKIIKEHVNASDDDVVILDGFGMTSVINKLQRILGIRVNEKYRSLIQFSEKDKPVVFITHMEHHSNQLSWLESIADVVILEPDPFGKVDMKQLDQLLTHYKERTLKIGSFTACSNVTGIQTAYHQLAKVMHLHGGICFIDFAASAPYVNIDMHPEDPLEKLDAIFFSPHKFLGGPGSSGVLVFDSKLYSNKVPDHPGGGTVTWTNPWGMHQYYSTIEMREDGGTPGILQAIRIALCLNLKKQMGVDLIMKREKELVSLLLSHLEQIPQLHLLDGHIKDRLGIVSFFVENIHYNLIVRLLNDRYGFQVRGGCSCAGTYGHYLFHLDPKHSKQITDKIDQGDLTDKPGWVRFSLHPTMTNEEVHLFVFAIKEIITNIEKWKKEYVYDHKSNDFFYVNYIREDLTPLFRISIEEGGNE; this is encoded by the coding sequence ATGATAACTGCAAGAATTGGCAGCAAAATCTATAAATATCCCGAAAGTCTTGAGGCGTATTTTCAAACGTTTCGATCCAATATTATTGGAAATAATCAATATTTTGATTCCCCTTATGGAAAAAAACGAATTCTTTACGCAGATTGGACGGCAAGCGGTCGATTATATCGCCCAATTGAACAAAAGATCACTGAAGTTTTTGGCCCATTTATGGCAAACACACATACAGAATCCAACACGACTAGTTTAAAAATGACGTCAATGTACAAAGAAGCAAAAAAGATTATAAAGGAACATGTAAATGCAAGTGATGATGATGTTGTCATCCTAGATGGGTTCGGAATGACCTCCGTGATAAATAAGCTTCAGCGAATCCTAGGTATTAGAGTGAATGAGAAATATAGGAGTTTGATTCAATTTTCTGAAAAGGATAAACCTGTTGTGTTTATCACACATATGGAACATCATTCTAATCAACTATCATGGCTTGAATCGATAGCAGATGTAGTAATATTAGAGCCAGATCCATTTGGAAAAGTAGATATGAAACAGCTTGACCAACTTCTTACTCACTATAAAGAAAGAACACTTAAGATTGGATCATTTACTGCGTGTTCAAATGTAACAGGGATACAAACTGCTTATCATCAATTAGCAAAGGTAATGCATTTGCATGGTGGCATCTGTTTCATCGATTTTGCCGCGTCTGCACCATATGTAAACATTGATATGCATCCGGAAGATCCACTAGAAAAGTTGGATGCCATCTTTTTTTCTCCTCATAAGTTTTTAGGGGGACCAGGATCGAGTGGTGTTCTTGTATTTGACTCGAAATTGTATTCCAATAAAGTCCCTGATCATCCAGGGGGTGGAACGGTTACATGGACGAATCCATGGGGAATGCATCAATACTATTCCACAATTGAAATGCGGGAAGACGGAGGTACACCTGGAATCCTACAAGCAATAAGAATTGCTCTATGCTTGAATTTAAAAAAGCAAATGGGCGTCGATTTGATTATGAAAAGAGAGAAAGAGCTAGTCTCCTTGCTACTCAGCCATTTAGAGCAAATCCCTCAACTTCACTTATTGGATGGACATATAAAGGACCGCCTTGGGATTGTTTCCTTTTTTGTGGAAAATATTCATTACAATTTAATTGTCCGCCTCTTAAATGATCGGTATGGATTTCAGGTTCGGGGTGGCTGTTCTTGTGCCGGAACCTATGGGCATTATTTATTTCACCTCGATCCAAAACATTCCAAACAAATCACGGATAAAATTGACCAGGGCGACCTAACAGATAAACCAGGCTGGGTTCGATTTTCACTCCATCCGACTATGACAAATGAAGAAGTTCATCTGTTTGTTTTTGCTATAAAAGAAATTATCACGAATATTGAAAAATGGAAAAAAGAGTATGTCTATGATCACAAGAGCAATGACTTTTTTTATGTGAATTATATTCGTGAGGATTTAACGCCCTTGTTTCGAATCTCAATAGAGGAGGGGGGCAACGAGTAG
- a CDS encoding ABC transporter permease, producing the protein MNILNIALKEIKRDFRDIRTLIFMLAFPIVLMLILGSALSNAFDSNISVGKIHVMYKDHSNRNISQAFQAFKAQVVKSDIYFKKANENTDGKKEVKDGNYDAFIELNNNGIQLYQSGQKSIEASIVQGMLTTFTDKYNLAVEVAKVAPEQVTSALSSGSHKNYIKETSIHSAKQPGAMDYYAIAMTTMIALYAAMGASYLMRGERVLKTADRLLASPVTRGEILVGKILGSLVLNSLCVLIVVVFSKFVFKANWGEHLGIVLLILLSEVILAVSFGLGISYITKTGAAAKMIIMIVVQLASMIGGAYYKLSDTSGISSLSPLTWVNTAITKIIYGNDLAAAIPALSLNIGISAVFLAISIVSLQRREGL; encoded by the coding sequence TTGAATATACTAAATATAGCGTTAAAGGAAATAAAACGAGACTTTCGGGATATTCGAACGCTCATCTTTATGCTTGCATTTCCGATTGTACTGATGCTCATACTCGGTAGTGCCCTTTCAAATGCATTTGATAGCAATATCTCAGTTGGGAAAATTCATGTTATGTATAAAGATCATTCAAATAGAAATATTTCACAAGCGTTTCAAGCCTTCAAAGCCCAAGTAGTTAAATCTGATATCTATTTCAAAAAAGCAAACGAGAATACAGATGGGAAAAAAGAAGTGAAGGATGGCAATTATGATGCCTTCATTGAACTAAATAACAATGGAATTCAACTGTATCAAAGTGGGCAAAAAAGCATTGAAGCAAGCATTGTCCAAGGAATGCTCACGACATTTACGGATAAATATAACCTGGCTGTTGAGGTGGCAAAAGTTGCCCCTGAGCAGGTAACTTCTGCCCTTTCAAGTGGAAGCCATAAAAATTATATTAAAGAAACATCTATCCATTCAGCCAAACAACCTGGTGCAATGGATTATTATGCTATTGCAATGACAACGATGATCGCGCTTTATGCGGCAATGGGTGCCAGTTACTTAATGCGTGGTGAGAGAGTATTAAAAACCGCAGACAGGTTACTTGCTTCACCTGTTACACGGGGAGAAATTCTTGTTGGAAAAATACTTGGGAGTCTTGTACTCAATTCCCTTTGTGTCTTAATTGTAGTTGTCTTTAGTAAGTTTGTTTTTAAAGCCAATTGGGGAGAGCATCTGGGAATTGTTTTACTTATCTTATTATCAGAAGTGATTCTTGCTGTGAGCTTTGGACTTGGAATAAGCTACATCACAAAAACAGGTGCTGCAGCAAAAATGATTATCATGATTGTGGTACAGCTAGCGTCTATGATAGGTGGTGCCTATTATAAATTGAGCGATACAAGTGGAATTTCAAGCCTTTCGCCATTGACCTGGGTAAATACAGCTATTACAAAGATTATTTACGGTAATGATTTAGCAGCAGCTATTCCAGCTCTGTCATTAAATATTGGAATTTCTGCCGTCTTTCTGGCTATTTCGATCGTATCACTACAAAGAAGGGAGGGGCTATAA
- a CDS encoding AI-2E family transporter, whose product MMTKFWQSSGFKRILIFVLISIVLYLLKDMINFILLTFIFTFLMNRLTKFVSERIPLNRKLIVVILYALIVGLLSIALVKYLPLIASEIRELIKQLTAFYAAKHDNIVLNYLFNRFEKVQISNYLEQGFTFLIRYFTDISKVSLQVLLSLLLSLFFLLEKPGLILFTRKFKQSKIASIYNEIEFFAQKFATTFGKVIEAQLIIAVVNCTLTTVSLWILGFPQLVGLSIMIFLLGLIPVAGVILSFIPLAIIAYSIGGLIKVLYIAIAIAVIHGIEAYILNPNLMSSKTNLPVFYTFVVLIFSEHFFGIWGLIVGIPIFVFLLDVLEVTDQNKIK is encoded by the coding sequence ATGATGACTAAATTTTGGCAAAGTAGTGGGTTCAAACGAATATTAATATTTGTGTTGATTTCAATAGTTCTGTATTTATTAAAAGATATGATTAACTTTATCTTGCTTACATTTATTTTTACATTTTTAATGAATCGGTTAACGAAATTTGTATCGGAGAGAATTCCGCTAAACCGTAAGCTGATTGTTGTGATTTTATATGCATTAATTGTCGGTCTGCTTTCAATTGCGCTCGTAAAATATCTGCCATTAATCGCAAGTGAAATTAGAGAATTAATCAAACAATTAACTGCCTTTTATGCAGCAAAGCATGATAATATCGTTTTAAATTATCTTTTCAACCGCTTTGAAAAAGTTCAAATATCCAATTATTTGGAACAAGGCTTTACATTTTTAATCAGGTATTTTACGGATATTAGTAAGGTAAGCTTACAGGTCCTTTTGTCCTTACTGCTAAGTCTGTTCTTCTTGCTTGAAAAACCAGGATTAATCCTATTTACACGTAAATTTAAACAGAGCAAAATTGCATCTATTTACAATGAGATTGAATTTTTCGCACAAAAATTTGCAACAACGTTTGGAAAGGTCATTGAAGCACAACTAATCATTGCTGTCGTAAACTGTACTTTAACAACCGTTTCACTGTGGATTTTGGGGTTCCCACAGCTAGTCGGGCTGTCCATCATGATTTTTTTGTTAGGGCTCATTCCAGTTGCGGGCGTTATTCTTTCATTTATTCCTCTTGCTATTATCGCTTATAGCATTGGTGGTTTAATAAAGGTCCTTTATATTGCGATTGCGATTGCCGTAATTCACGGGATCGAAGCCTATATATTGAATCCGAATTTAATGTCCTCCAAAACCAATTTACCTGTTTTTTATACTTTTGTCGTATTAATCTTTTCAGAGCACTTTTTTGGAATTTGGGGACTTATTGTAGGTATTCCCATTTTCGTATTTTTGTTAGATGTACTAGAAGTAACAGATCAAAATAAAATCAAATAA